A stretch of Leptospira andrefontaineae DNA encodes these proteins:
- the tsf gene encoding translation elongation factor Ts: protein MSASTTDLIKELRDRTGAGLMDCKKALIENNNDLDKSADWLREKGIAKASKKAGRVTKEGRNISYIHGDGKIGVLLELNSETDFVARNEAFEALGKEICLQIAAMAPLYVSEEQVPAEDIERETKVLEAQLKEEGKKPEQIEKIIPGKIKKYFSEVCLLNQAFIKDNTKTVDDLVKEAIAKFGENIIVARFARFQVGGA, encoded by the coding sequence ATGTCAGCATCTACTACCGACCTTATTAAGGAATTAAGAGACCGCACCGGTGCGGGATTGATGGATTGTAAAAAAGCTCTTATAGAGAATAATAACGATCTAGACAAATCTGCAGATTGGTTGCGTGAAAAAGGGATCGCTAAGGCTTCTAAAAAAGCAGGACGCGTGACCAAAGAAGGAAGAAATATTTCCTATATCCACGGAGACGGAAAGATCGGAGTTCTACTCGAGCTCAACTCTGAGACTGACTTCGTTGCACGTAACGAGGCTTTCGAAGCTCTCGGTAAAGAGATCTGTCTGCAAATCGCAGCTATGGCTCCATTATACGTAAGCGAAGAACAAGTTCCTGCAGAAGATATCGAGCGCGAAACTAAGGTTTTAGAAGCTCAATTAAAAGAAGAAGGTAAAAAACCGGAACAGATCGAAAAGATCATTCCGGGAAAAATCAAAAAGTATTTCTCCGAAGTATGCCTTTTGAACCAAGCCTTCATCAAGGATAACACTAAGACCGTTGACGATCTGGTTAAGGAAGCTATTGCGAAATTCGGTGAAAATATCATCGTAGCTCGTTTTGCTCGTTTCCAGGTAGGCGGCGCATAA